In the Arthrobacter sp. Soc17.1.1.1 genome, TGGACCGTGCTCAGCGTGGCTCGTTCTGGCGCTGTTCTTCGAGCACCCTGCGAAGCTTCTTCAGGCCGTCACGGATCCGCGTCTTGGCCGTGGGAGCGGGGATCCCGAGGTGATTGGCCACTTCGTTGTAGGTCAGGTGGGAGAAGTAGGCCAGGGAGATGGCCTGATGCTGCAGTGGTGACAGCACGGTCATCGCAGCCTGGACGTCCGCCGTGTTCTCGCGTTCCAGGACTGTTTCTGCGACCTCGTCGAAGCCGGTGTCCCAGTTGCGTCGCCCCCACTTCTCATCACGAGCCGTGCGCGTAGTCTCCATACGGAGCCGGTCCACCGCCCGGCGGTGAGCGAGAGTCATCAGCCAGGACACCGGGTGGCCAAGTTCCGGCCGGTATCGATCGCCCTGCTCCCAGACCATGAGGAATACTTCCTGGGTCACCTCCGCGCAGCTGTCCGGGTTCTGCAGTGTCTTGCGCACCACCCCGTAGACCCTGCGAGCACACTGCTCATACAGAACCTGGAAAGCGTCCGGGTCCCCGGAACCCACAGCGACGAGAACAGCTGCGAGATCCGCGGATGCATCCCCCGAACCTCGCAGCGGGCCGCGACCAGAGGACCTGGCCCGGTAGGAGCTCCGCTGTTCGACAGTGAGGCCACGGTCGGAGGGAGGCAAGGTGGAGGAGATGGCGGGGCTTCCTGAGTGAGACCGGAACCAGAGCGCTCGTGCCGCCGCTCCAAGGGTGAAGAGCTACGCCCTTCGCCTTGAATGTAATCTGTCCCACCACGCACGTCCACTGACCGCACCAGTCACAGCTGTCACATTGGCCCCAGTAATTGCCCGGACCCTGCCGTTCATGGAGGTCATCACGACTGCACCGAGCACTGATACTGTTCGGGGCGCGGTCCATCCTGCGGTACAGGACGTGCCGTTGCACGCACGTACTGGTTTAATGAGCAGGTTCGCCGGCAGGCAGGCGGCGCCGGTGAGAGCAGAAGAGCATAGGCAGAACAGGTGGAGGCTTCGGAATGCGTGGACGACCGCAGCGAGCCATGATGATCCAGGCCATCGCCGCTGCAGCGCTGACGATCGACATCATCACAGACCGGTACCTCGCCTCGGGCGGGGCCGCGTCCCCTGAAGCCATCAACAAGTACTTGAACGGCCTGGCCGACCTGCCGTCCCGCGAAAGCGATCTCCTCGCCGATACCGTGAACGACCTCGGCAGGAAGTCGCCAGCTCTGCCGGTTCCCTACCTGGCAGAGGACACCGCTGACGATTCGCCCGAACGATCGCGACGTTCACTTGGGGCTGCCGGCGCCTTTCTGCTGTCCGACTCCGAGCAGGAACAGGCACGCATCGACGCCGTTGCCCGCACGAACCTCCTTGACACTGTTCCAGAGGAACGTTTCGACCGCATTACCCACACCGCGCAGCAGCACTTCAACGTCAGCACGGCAATCGTCACCCTCATCGATGACGAACGGCAGTTCCTGAAGTCCGTCATCGGCCCGGTGGACCAGAACATGCCCAGAGCACGGTCCTTCTGCAACACCACCATCCGGACCCCGAACCCACTCGTCGTTCGCGACACCTTCCACGATGAACGCTTCCGGTGGAGCCCGCTCGTCCTCGGAGAGCCCTTCATCCGGTTCTACGCCGGCTACCCGCTCCGAAGCCCTGACGGCTGGGTTGTCGGCACCCTTTGCGTCATCGACCAGCACGCACGTACCTTCTCGGAAGCAGACGAACACTCCCTGCGTCGGCTCGCAGTAATCACCGAGAACGAACTCGCCGCCTGACTCCTTGGGCGCCGCAGACCAGTATGCAGATGATGAATAGTCCAGGGCGAAGGGGAACCCGCTCGTACACCGCCGCTTCTGCTCGACGACGCCTCGGAACCCCGCCCGCTCGCCCTCGCCATCAGTAGATGCCCTCAGGTGTCAACTTGTTTGGGGTGGAACGAGCATGCAACCAGCTCGAAACACGTGATCAGCACTGTTAGAACATGCCACGTCATCATGGTTCCTCTGCCGCCTCACCGACGGCCTCCCTCCGGTGTGACTCCTGCGGGCAACTGCCGGAGCCCGGTAAGGTCCGACTGACCCTGGCCAATGTCGCGGTCATGCTGCCGATCGAGCTTGCCGTCCATGCCGTGGTGGTCCAAACGCATCTGAGCTATCCGTTGAAAGTTCTTCTGCTCGCTCTGACTGCGACGGCTCTGGTGATCTGGGTGGCGGAACCCTCCGTGATGCGGTTCCTCCGTACCTGGCTGCATGCGCCGGCGCTGCAGCACCGTCAGCGCTTCGACGATGCTTCTACGTTGTGGCGGGCACGCGTCCGTGTCGAGAACACGCCGGGGGCGCTCGAAAACCTGTCGCATCGCCTGGCCAGGCTGCACGTGAACATCCTCTCCCTCCACGTGCACCCCGACACCGGATCGAGCACCGATGAGTTCGTACTTGCCGTGCCCGCCGGGGTCCCGGAGGAGCAACTGCATCGGGCATTGGTCCTTGGTGGTGGGACGTCGGTCCGTCTTTGGCCATCGACCGCGCTGGCTCTCGCGGACGGGCAGACCAAAGCCCTGTCCCTTGCGTGCCGCATCGTGCAGGACCCCGCCGAGCTCGAACATGCGGTCGCTGAACTACTCGCCGCCGAGCTGGTGACCCGCCCCTCGCCCAGCGTTCGGTCCTTCACCGACGGATCCGAGCTGCTGAAGATCCCGTCGCCGCTTGGGGAACCCTTGGTCTACGCGCGGGCAGGAGAACCCTTCACCGCAGCCGAATCCGCGCGGGCCCATCGCCTCGCCGAACTGGCAGCCCTCACCACACCGACCACTCTCGCCTCGAGAACCACACGCAGGCAACGACCGCATGACGCTTATTGATCATCGAACCACCAGGAGCACATCATGTCCGTCACTCATCTGGAGCAAGTCGCCGAGGCATCGCAGCGAGCCTTCACCACGAGCACCTGGACCCTGACAACCGAACTCCAGCGGGCTGTTGCGTCAGCCGCGAGCGACGGCGAATCCCTGACCACCATCGCCGCAGCCGCAAGAATCCCAGCC is a window encoding:
- a CDS encoding sigma-70 family RNA polymerase sigma factor: MPPSDRGLTVEQRSSYRARSSGRGPLRGSGDASADLAAVLVAVGSGDPDAFQVLYEQCARRVYGVVRKTLQNPDSCAEVTQEVFLMVWEQGDRYRPELGHPVSWLMTLAHRRAVDRLRMETTRTARDEKWGRRNWDTGFDEVAETVLERENTADVQAAMTVLSPLQHQAISLAYFSHLTYNEVANHLGIPAPTAKTRIRDGLKKLRRVLEEQRQNEPR
- a CDS encoding GAF domain-containing protein, translated to MIQAIAAAALTIDIITDRYLASGGAASPEAINKYLNGLADLPSRESDLLADTVNDLGRKSPALPVPYLAEDTADDSPERSRRSLGAAGAFLLSDSEQEQARIDAVARTNLLDTVPEERFDRITHTAQQHFNVSTAIVTLIDDERQFLKSVIGPVDQNMPRARSFCNTTIRTPNPLVVRDTFHDERFRWSPLVLGEPFIRFYAGYPLRSPDGWVVGTLCVIDQHARTFSEADEHSLRRLAVITENELAA
- a CDS encoding amino acid-binding protein, yielding MPRHHGSSAASPTASLRCDSCGQLPEPGKVRLTLANVAVMLPIELAVHAVVVQTHLSYPLKVLLLALTATALVIWVAEPSVMRFLRTWLHAPALQHRQRFDDASTLWRARVRVENTPGALENLSHRLARLHVNILSLHVHPDTGSSTDEFVLAVPAGVPEEQLHRALVLGGGTSVRLWPSTALALADGQTKALSLACRIVQDPAELEHAVAELLAAELVTRPSPSVRSFTDGSELLKIPSPLGEPLVYARAGEPFTAAESARAHRLAELAALTTPTTLASRTTRRQRPHDAY